GTCGATCCCTTCAGGCTCGTCGTCGCCAACGCCGCCAGCGCCCAGGAGCACGGCGCGCGCATCGAGACCCACTCGGAGGTGACGGACCTGCTCGTCGAGAGCGGCGAGATCGTCGGCGTCGAGGTTGAGCACGCCTCCGGCTCCGGGAAGCGCGTCCACGGCACCGCGGGCGGCACCGAGGAGATCCGCGCCGACCACGTCGTGAACGCGACGGGCGCGTGGGCGGGCCAGATCGGCGAGATGGCCGGCGTCGACATCGAGGTCCGGCCCTCCAAGGGCGTGATGACGATCATGAACGTCCGGCAGGTCGACACCGTCATCAACCGCTGTCGGCCGAAGGGCGACGCCGACATCGTCGTCCCCCACGAGACGACCTGCATCCTCGGGACGACGGACGAGGAGGTCGACGACCCCGAGGACTACCCCGAGGAGGGCTGGGAGGTCGACCTGATGATCGAGACGCTCTCGGAACTGGTGCCGATGCTGGAGGACGCGCGGACGATCCGCTCCTTCTGGGGCGTCCGCCCGCTGTACGAGCCCCCCGACGTCGGCAGCGACGACCCGACCGACATCACGCGGGACTACTTCCTCCTCGACCACGAGGAGCGCGACGACCTGGGCGGGCTGACGAGCATCGTCGGCGGGAAGTTCACCACCTACCGGATGATGGCCGAGGAGATCGCAGACCACGTCTGCGGGAAGTTCGGCGTCGACGCCGACTGCCGGACCGCCGAGGTGCCCCTCCCGGGCAGCGAGGACTTCTCGGTCCTCCGGGACTACATGGACGAGTTCGGCCTCCGCTCGCCGATCGGGCGGCGGAGCGTCGAGCGCCTCGGCTCGCGCGCCGACGACGTGCTCGACGTCTCGGGCCCGAATCCCACGATCTGCGCCTGCGAGGGCGTCACGCGCGCCGAGGTTCAGGACGCCATCTCCCAGTCCGGCACCGATCTCAACGCCGTTCGGATCCGCACGCGAGCGTCGATGGGCAACTGCCAGGGCGGCTTCTGTGCCCATCGGCTGGCGAGCGAACTCCACGGCGACTACGACGAGTCCGCGGCGCGACGGGCCTGGGACGAACTGCTCCAGGAGCGCTGGAAGGGGCAGCGCCACGCGCTGTGGGGCGAACAGCTCTCACAGGCGATGCTGAACTACGCGCTGCACGCGGCGACGCAGAACCGCGACCGCGACCCGGCCGACCGCGGCGGAAGCGGGGGCGAGGCCGAAATCGACTACGGCGCGTTCGACGCCGGCGGGTCCGACGACGCTCGGGCCGGCGGCACGGACGGCGAAAGCGCCGTCGCCGACGGGGGGAACGAGCGTGGCTATTGACTCCGAGGTCCTTGTGATCGGCGGGGGCCTCGCCGGGATCACGAGCGCGCTCTCGGCCGCCCGCGCGGGCGCCGACGTGCGCCTCGTCTCCTACAAGCAGAGCACGCTCCGGCACGCCTCCGGGCTCGTCGACCTCCTGGGCTACGCGCCCGACGGCGAGGGCCCGCTCGTCGATCCCTACGCGGCGATCCCGGACCTCCCCGAATCGCACCCGTACCGGACCGTCGGCGTCGACGGGGTGCGAGAGGCGATGGCGCTCTTCGACGACGTCGCCGGGGACTATCGGGGCGGCCACACCGACGCCAACGCGCTCGTTCCAACCCACGGCGGCACGGTCAAGCCGACCGCGCGCTACCCCGCGAGCGCGGCCGCCGGCCTCGCGAGCGACGACCGCGACGTCCTGCTGGTCGGCTTCGAGTCGCTCTCGGACTTCGACGCGCCGCACGTCGCCGCCCACCTCCGCGCGGCCGGCGTCCCCTTCGACGTCCGCGGCGTCACGGTCCGCTTCCCCGGCGACCTCAACGCCGACGCGAAGGTCACGCGCTACGCGAAACTGCTCGACACCGACGGGTCGGTGACCGTCCGCGGCCGCGAGCGGCCCGCCCGCGACGCGCTCGCCGAGCGCGTGAACACCGAACTGGAGGGCGAGGCGCGCGTCGGCTTCCCGGCGGTCCTCGGCGACGACGCGGCCCGAGACGTCCGGGAGTCGCTCGCCGACCGCCTCGGCGCCGACGTCTTCGAGGTGCCGATGGGGCCGCCGTCGCTGCCGGGGCTCCGGCTCGAAGACGCGCTCTTCGACGCGCTCGACGCCGCGGGCGCGCGCTTCGAGACCGGAAACCCCGTCGTCGGCTACGACGCCGACGGCGACAGCGTCGCCAGCGTCTCCGTCGAGAAGAACGGCGCCGAGATCCCCTACGCGGCCGACGAGTACGTCCTCGCGACCGGCGGGCTCGTCGGCAAGGGCGTCGAGTCCGAGCGCGACCGCGTCTACGAACCGATCTTCGACTGCCACGTCTCCCACCCCGAGGACCGCTACGAGTGGTCGGACTTCGACGCGTTCGGCGACCACGCCTTCGCGCGGTTCGGCGTGCGCACCGACGGCGACCTGCGGCCGCTGGACGGCGACGGCGCGCCGGAGTTCGAGAACCTCGCGGCCGCCGGCGCGGTGCTCGGCGGCCACGACTTCGCGGCCGAGAAGTCCGGGAGCGGGGTGTCGATCGCGACGGGCCACGCCGCGGGCCGAAACGCGGCGCGGAGGGCACGATCACGATGAGCGACGCAGAGCGACCATTCGAACCCATCGAACCGAACGCGGGCGAGGACTTCGAGCCGGTCGACGTCTTCCCCGACAGCACCGACTTCGACCTCCGCCCCGGCGCGGACTCCTGCTACAAGTGCTCGGCCTGCGATACGAACTGCCCGGTCGCGGAGGTCGACGACGACTTCCCCGGGCCGAAGTTCCAGGGCCCCGAGCAGTGGCGGCTCAAGCAGCAGGACGACGACTACGGCGTCGACGAGTCCGTGATGGACTGCTCGAACTGCATGCGCTGCGACAGCGCCTGCCCCTCCGGCGTCCCCCTCTCGCAGATGCACAACACCGCCCGCGGGGAGTACGTCGAAGAGGAGATGTCCAAGCTCTCCGTCGAGTACTGGCGCAACCGCATCCTCGCGAACTACCGCACGTCGGCGTGGCTGGCGAGCAAGGCCCCCCGACTGGCGAACGTCGCGATGAACTTCGGGCCCGCGCGGTGGCTGATGGAGAAGACGATGGGGATCACGAGCGAGCGCGACTTCCCCGCGTTCGCCACCGAGACCTTCCGGGAGTGGTGGGAGCGGAAGGGCGCCGCCGCCGGCTCCCGCGAGCGCGCACAGGAGCACCGCGAGCGCCGCGGCGAGCCCCGCGACGCCGACAAACGGGTCGCGTACTTCCACGGCTGTTACGCGAACTACAACACCCCCGAGGTGGGCAAGTCGATGGTCCGGGTCTTCGAGCACTTCGGCTACGAGGTCGTCGTCCCCGAGCAGGGCTGTTCGGGCACGCCGATGTTCGCCAACGGGATGCTCTCCGACGCGCGCCGCCACGCGGAGGTCAACGTCTCGTCCTTCGCGGACCTCGTCGACCAGGGTTACGACGCCATCGCCTCCTGTACCTCCTGTTCGATGGCGCTCCGCCAGGAGTACCCCGAACTGTTCGACATCGACGGCATCGACGACGTCGCGAAACACACCTTCGAGTCCGTCGAGTACCTCCGGATCCACGAGGACCTCCGCGAGGAACTCCGAGAGGCGGACGTCGACGGCGACCTCGCGCGGGAGTTCGCCTACCACGCGCCGTGTCACGCGCGGAATCAGGGGCTCGAACGCCAGGCGGTCGAGCTCTTCCGCGACCTCGACGGCGTCGACGTCGCGGACGTCGGCGACTCTTGCTCGGGCATCTCCGGCACCTACGGCTGGAAGGACGAGAAGTACGAGAAGTCGATGGCGATCGGCGAGGAGATGTTCGAGCATATGGAGGCCACAGAGGGCGAGACCGGGATGACCGAGTGCCCGACGTGCGCGATGCAGATGGAACACGGGACCGGCTACGAGATCAGACACCCGCTGGAACTGCTCGACGCCGCGCTCGTCGAGTGATCCGGTAGAGATCGGAGGCGACGGGGCCGGGAAGATACCGGCGGGCGCTTCCGAGCAAGCCGGAGCCGCCGAAAAATACAATGTGAATTGTCTGTACCGTGGCTGTGTGTGTTCCGATCCGGCGCGGACACGGGGCCGACCGACGGCGGCCGGGCGTCCGTCAACGGCGGCGCGTGCTCGCGTCCCGACCCGGACGACGACAGAACAGGGCGGACGAACAGCCGACGACCCACCGGTGACCGATGAGTAGCCACGACGAGCGCGCCCCGGAGGCCGAACTCGGCCTGCTGGACGCGACGATGATCGGGATGGGCGCGATGATCGGCGCGGGGATCTTCGTCCTCACGGGGCTGGCCGCCGAGATCGCCGGCCCCGCCGCGATCCTGGTGTTCGTCCTCAACGG
This is a stretch of genomic DNA from Halobellus sp. MBLA0158. It encodes these proteins:
- the glpA gene encoding anaerobic glycerol-3-phosphate dehydrogenase subunit GlpA, with the translated sequence MASAPHIVVVGGGSTGTGITRDLAMRGLDVTLVEQGNLTHGTTGRMHGLLHSGGRYAVSDQASAEECIEENRVLRDIASHCVELTGGLFVKRPEDTEEYFQAKLEGCEACGIPAEVLTAEEARELEPHLAPDIDKAISVPDGAVDPFRLVVANAASAQEHGARIETHSEVTDLLVESGEIVGVEVEHASGSGKRVHGTAGGTEEIRADHVVNATGAWAGQIGEMAGVDIEVRPSKGVMTIMNVRQVDTVINRCRPKGDADIVVPHETTCILGTTDEEVDDPEDYPEEGWEVDLMIETLSELVPMLEDARTIRSFWGVRPLYEPPDVGSDDPTDITRDYFLLDHEERDDLGGLTSIVGGKFTTYRMMAEEIADHVCGKFGVDADCRTAEVPLPGSEDFSVLRDYMDEFGLRSPIGRRSVERLGSRADDVLDVSGPNPTICACEGVTRAEVQDAISQSGTDLNAVRIRTRASMGNCQGGFCAHRLASELHGDYDESAARRAWDELLQERWKGQRHALWGEQLSQAMLNYALHAATQNRDRDPADRGGSGGEAEIDYGAFDAGGSDDARAGGTDGESAVADGGNERGY
- the glpB gene encoding glycerol-3-phosphate dehydrogenase subunit GlpB, yielding MAIDSEVLVIGGGLAGITSALSAARAGADVRLVSYKQSTLRHASGLVDLLGYAPDGEGPLVDPYAAIPDLPESHPYRTVGVDGVREAMALFDDVAGDYRGGHTDANALVPTHGGTVKPTARYPASAAAGLASDDRDVLLVGFESLSDFDAPHVAAHLRAAGVPFDVRGVTVRFPGDLNADAKVTRYAKLLDTDGSVTVRGRERPARDALAERVNTELEGEARVGFPAVLGDDAARDVRESLADRLGADVFEVPMGPPSLPGLRLEDALFDALDAAGARFETGNPVVGYDADGDSVASVSVEKNGAEIPYAADEYVLATGGLVGKGVESERDRVYEPIFDCHVSHPEDRYEWSDFDAFGDHAFARFGVRTDGDLRPLDGDGAPEFENLAAAGAVLGGHDFAAEKSGSGVSIATGHAAGRNAARRARSR
- a CDS encoding anaerobic glycerol-3-phosphate dehydrogenase subunit C; translated protein: MSDAERPFEPIEPNAGEDFEPVDVFPDSTDFDLRPGADSCYKCSACDTNCPVAEVDDDFPGPKFQGPEQWRLKQQDDDYGVDESVMDCSNCMRCDSACPSGVPLSQMHNTARGEYVEEEMSKLSVEYWRNRILANYRTSAWLASKAPRLANVAMNFGPARWLMEKTMGITSERDFPAFATETFREWWERKGAAAGSRERAQEHRERRGEPRDADKRVAYFHGCYANYNTPEVGKSMVRVFEHFGYEVVVPEQGCSGTPMFANGMLSDARRHAEVNVSSFADLVDQGYDAIASCTSCSMALRQEYPELFDIDGIDDVAKHTFESVEYLRIHEDLREELREADVDGDLAREFAYHAPCHARNQGLERQAVELFRDLDGVDVADVGDSCSGISGTYGWKDEKYEKSMAIGEEMFEHMEATEGETGMTECPTCAMQMEHGTGYEIRHPLELLDAALVE